The following coding sequences are from one Massilia sp. H6 window:
- a CDS encoding heavy-metal-associated domain-containing protein: MEFHIDNMTCGGCARGVTRAIQSVDANAQVTADPPKRTVQVVASATRAELEHALTEAGFPPRAL, encoded by the coding sequence ATGGAGTTTCACATCGACAACATGACCTGCGGCGGTTGTGCGCGCGGCGTCACGAGGGCTATTCAGTCGGTCGACGCGAATGCACAGGTAACTGCTGATCCTCCGAAGCGTACCGTGCAAGTTGTGGCCTCTGCTACACGCGCCGAACTCGAGCACGCTCTGACCGAAGCAGGTTTCCCCCCGCGGGCTTTATAA
- a CDS encoding M48 family metalloprotease gives MPAKKKGRFTGRIANTVYSAALLAMLYDWPHQVYQKLGPRMGAATAREQFIVQEVDDYARRLRLRLNPTFVIGSAAAAAGAFSGNAVIVVSPGMLDPEKFSDNDVRFILAHEVGHVARLDAYRFWTRWTDSGAAARELDADRIAVRLVGCGAMKETVARHWHEFLKGYQEEGDHHPHPDTRLIEVCGRPRNEQ, from the coding sequence ATGCCGGCCAAAAAAAAGGGGCGATTTACAGGCAGGATCGCGAACACGGTCTACTCGGCCGCGCTGCTGGCGATGCTTTATGACTGGCCCCACCAGGTCTATCAGAAGCTCGGCCCACGCATGGGCGCCGCCACTGCGCGCGAACAATTTATCGTCCAGGAAGTCGACGACTATGCGCGCCGGCTGCGTCTTCGACTCAATCCGACCTTCGTCATCGGCAGTGCCGCAGCGGCGGCCGGCGCGTTCTCCGGTAATGCCGTCATCGTCGTCTCACCCGGGATGCTCGACCCCGAAAAATTCAGCGATAACGATGTGCGCTTCATTCTTGCCCACGAGGTCGGCCATGTGGCGCGACTGGACGCCTACCGGTTCTGGACGCGCTGGACCGATAGCGGCGCGGCGGCGCGCGAGCTCGACGCGGACCGGATCGCCGTCCGGCTGGTCGGATGTGGGGCAATGAAGGAAACCGTTGCGCGGCACTGGCACGAGTTCCTGAAAGGCTATCAGGAAGAAGGAGACCACCATCCGCATCCGGACACGCGCTTGATCGAAGTGTGTGGCCGTCCACGCAATGAACAGTGA
- a CDS encoding DUF488 family protein encodes MSIFTIGYEGLDIENFLALLRLGNVETVVDIRELPLSRKRGFSKNGLREILSANGFHYRHISELGCPKPIRDQYRQDGDWQRYTKDFKRYLAGKGEIIAELSEMAEASHCALLCFEANYRMCHRSFVAAAVRHASGAEVQHLSKAAVKTEMAAGPQNGLLLADTEG; translated from the coding sequence ATGAGCATTTTTACTATCGGCTACGAAGGCCTGGACATCGAAAATTTCCTGGCACTGCTCAGACTAGGCAATGTAGAGACCGTTGTCGACATCCGCGAACTGCCGCTCTCGCGCAAGCGCGGCTTCTCAAAGAATGGACTACGCGAAATTCTTAGCGCTAACGGCTTTCACTATCGGCATATCTCCGAGCTTGGGTGCCCGAAACCAATACGGGACCAATATCGGCAAGACGGAGATTGGCAGCGCTATACGAAGGATTTCAAGCGCTACCTTGCTGGCAAAGGGGAAATCATTGCCGAGCTATCCGAAATGGCAGAGGCTTCCCATTGTGCTCTACTGTGCTTCGAGGCGAATTACCGCATGTGCCATAGGAGCTTTGTTGCGGCTGCCGTGCGGCATGCCAGTGGCGCCGAAGTACAGCATCTCTCCAAAGCTGCAGTTAAAACAGAGATGGCTGCAGGCCCGCAGAACGGTCTGCTTTTGGCGGATACAGAAGGCTGA
- a CDS encoding heavy metal translocating P-type ATPase gives MSNKNLAGVGPSIMSLPIEGMTCASCVGRVEAALRKVDGVGSVAVNLATERAEVRPSRNGTVDRTALVQAIEKAGYDVPAQTIELSVEGMTCASCVGRVERALQAVPGVTQATVNLATERATVRGTASTDALVEAIDKAGYDARILDALARSGDDDAASRKDAERLSIKRDLVIASALALPVFILEMGPHLIPSMHHWVMDTLGRESSWYLQFLLTTLVLLVPGRRFYTKGFPALLRLAPDMNSLVAVGTLAAYAYSVVATFTPGVLPAGTVNVYFEAAAVIVALILLGRFLEARAKGRTSQAIQRLVGLQPKVAHVVRSGRPIDIPIGDVVADDIVEVRPGERVPVDGEVTGGDSYVDESMITGEPIPVQKRAGSAVVGGTVNQRGAFTLRATAVGGHTVLAQIIRLVEQAQGSKLPIQAVVDRVTMWFVPAVMIAASITFLVWLAFGPSPALNFALVNAVAVLIIACPCAMGLATPTSIMVGTGRGAELGVLFRKGEALQLLKDAKVVAMDKTGTLTEGKPVLTDLEVVDTFVRADVLAHIAAVESRSEHPIARAIVEAAEKEGLGLAAPAEFESVTGMGVCANVDGVRVEIGADRYMRSLGLDVGTFAQTAERLGREGKSPLYAAVDGRLAAIIAVADPIKESTPAAISTLHQLGLKVAMITGDNERTARAIAARLGIDEVVAEVLPEGKVEAIRRLRAAHGSVAYVGDGINDAPALAEAEVGLAIGTGTDIAMEAADVVLMSGSLQGVPNAIALSKATIGNIRQNLFWAFAYNTALIPVAAGMLYPVNGVLLSPVFAAGAMALSSVFVLGNALRLRGFRLPLLVNEKGENR, from the coding sequence ATGTCGAACAAGAATCTGGCGGGCGTCGGCCCGTCCATCATGAGCCTGCCGATCGAGGGGATGACCTGTGCGTCCTGCGTCGGGCGGGTGGAAGCGGCACTCCGAAAGGTCGATGGCGTGGGCAGCGTCGCGGTCAACCTCGCAACGGAGCGCGCGGAAGTACGACCCAGCAGAAACGGTACAGTCGACCGTACTGCCTTGGTGCAGGCGATCGAGAAGGCTGGCTATGATGTTCCTGCTCAGACGATCGAACTATCTGTCGAGGGCATGACCTGCGCGTCCTGCGTCGGGCGCGTCGAGCGTGCGCTCCAGGCCGTGCCAGGCGTGACTCAGGCCACGGTGAACCTGGCCACGGAGCGTGCGACGGTACGGGGTACGGCATCGACCGACGCCCTGGTGGAAGCTATCGACAAAGCCGGCTACGACGCCCGTATCCTCGACGCCCTTGCCCGGTCTGGCGATGACGACGCTGCGTCGAGAAAGGACGCGGAGCGGCTGTCGATCAAGCGCGACCTGGTGATTGCGTCCGCTCTTGCGTTGCCCGTGTTCATTCTCGAAATGGGCCCACACCTGATTCCGTCCATGCACCATTGGGTAATGGACACTCTCGGCAGAGAGTCGAGCTGGTACCTGCAGTTCCTGCTGACTACGCTGGTGCTACTGGTCCCGGGGCGCCGCTTTTATACGAAAGGTTTCCCCGCGCTGCTGCGGCTGGCACCCGACATGAATTCACTCGTGGCGGTCGGTACGCTGGCAGCGTACGCGTACTCAGTGGTGGCCACATTCACGCCTGGCGTGCTGCCGGCTGGCACGGTCAACGTCTACTTCGAAGCAGCTGCCGTGATCGTGGCGCTGATCCTTCTGGGACGATTTCTCGAAGCCCGGGCAAAGGGACGGACTTCACAGGCAATCCAGCGGTTGGTGGGCCTGCAGCCCAAAGTTGCCCACGTGGTGCGCAGCGGGCGCCCAATCGATATACCCATTGGCGATGTCGTAGCTGACGATATCGTCGAGGTACGCCCAGGCGAGCGTGTTCCAGTCGACGGAGAGGTCACCGGCGGCGACAGTTACGTCGACGAATCCATGATCACCGGCGAGCCCATCCCGGTACAGAAACGGGCTGGGAGTGCGGTGGTAGGCGGGACCGTCAATCAGAGGGGCGCCTTTACTCTGCGGGCCACGGCGGTGGGCGGGCACACCGTGCTTGCCCAGATCATTCGCCTGGTCGAGCAGGCCCAAGGCTCCAAATTGCCGATCCAGGCTGTCGTCGACAGGGTAACGATGTGGTTCGTACCGGCCGTAATGATTGCTGCCTCGATCACCTTCCTGGTCTGGCTGGCCTTTGGCCCTTCACCAGCGCTGAATTTTGCCTTGGTGAACGCCGTTGCAGTGCTCATCATTGCTTGTCCTTGCGCCATGGGATTAGCGACACCGACGTCGATCATGGTCGGTACCGGGCGCGGCGCGGAGCTGGGGGTGTTGTTTCGAAAGGGCGAGGCGCTGCAACTGTTGAAGGACGCCAAAGTGGTGGCCATGGACAAAACCGGAACCCTGACCGAAGGGAAACCAGTGCTGACCGATCTCGAAGTTGTTGACACTTTCGTGCGAGCCGATGTATTGGCCCACATTGCGGCCGTGGAATCGCGCTCAGAACACCCGATTGCCCGCGCTATTGTCGAGGCTGCGGAGAAAGAAGGCCTTGGGCTTGCCGCGCCAGCCGAGTTTGAGTCCGTCACCGGTATGGGCGTGTGTGCCAATGTCGACGGCGTGCGCGTGGAGATCGGTGCAGACCGCTACATGCGGTCGCTGGGCCTGGATGTCGGGACGTTCGCGCAAACCGCCGAGAGGCTGGGTCGCGAAGGAAAATCGCCGCTTTACGCAGCAGTCGATGGGCGCCTGGCGGCGATCATCGCCGTCGCCGACCCGATCAAGGAGAGCACGCCAGCTGCGATCTCGACGCTGCATCAGCTGGGTCTAAAGGTCGCGATGATCACCGGAGATAACGAACGTACCGCCAGGGCGATCGCTGCACGTCTCGGTATCGACGAGGTTGTTGCTGAGGTACTACCCGAAGGTAAAGTCGAAGCGATCCGGCGCCTTCGCGCTGCGCACGGGTCCGTGGCTTATGTGGGCGATGGCATCAATGATGCGCCGGCGTTGGCCGAGGCGGAGGTGGGCCTTGCGATTGGCACTGGTACCGACATTGCGATGGAAGCTGCGGACGTGGTACTGATGTCAGGCAGTTTGCAAGGCGTACCCAACGCCATTGCGCTATCGAAAGCGACCATCGGTAACATCCGCCAGAATCTTTTCTGGGCTTTCGCCTACAACACTGCCTTGATTCCCGTGGCAGCCGGCATGCTGTACCCAGTCAATGGCGTCTTGCTGTCGCCGGTCTTTGCCGCCGGCGCGATGGCATTGTCCAGCGTTTTCGTCCTGGGCAATGCGTTGCGCCTGCGGGGCTTCAGGCTGCCGCTACTGGTGAATGAAAAGGGAGAAAACAGATGA
- a CDS encoding TolC family protein has product MHSKYFVLGAAVLFAQALPSAAQMTAQPVLPGATQQSSMATSAPLTLEQAVAKALAANPTLRAAALDVAIAEGARRQAGVFRNPEVSFVREGTQRGTRTQTVQLSQVLELGGKRSARIRLAERERSLAEGNLGVARTDLRADVTTAYFDALGAQERLQVAQASLDVASKAAYAAERRVAAGRVSPVEQDRAGVAQATARLELAQAQSELSIAMLTLAAYWGETIAVSQPLAIPALDLALPPALDELQRRLDASPQMRRSRLQLEREEAQVGLDRSQRMPDVTLMVGRQKDDEIGRSQTVLGVSLPIPLFNRNQGSLQASLSRAEKARTELEAERLRLHQSLTTAYQRAQLSREQVRTMREDVLPRAQRVFDAAVTGFEAGKFSFLDVLDAQRTLLQIRTQYIQALYDRYRAVAHLGRYVDTDGANPNNRISP; this is encoded by the coding sequence ATGCATTCCAAGTATTTCGTCCTCGGGGCGGCTGTGCTATTTGCACAGGCGTTGCCGAGTGCTGCGCAGATGACTGCGCAGCCGGTGTTGCCTGGGGCAACCCAGCAGTCCTCCATGGCCACAAGCGCGCCGCTGACGCTCGAGCAGGCCGTCGCCAAGGCCCTGGCCGCCAACCCGACCCTGCGCGCAGCCGCGCTCGACGTGGCGATTGCCGAGGGTGCGCGCCGCCAGGCCGGCGTGTTTCGCAATCCAGAGGTCTCTTTTGTCCGCGAGGGAACCCAGCGCGGCACCCGCACCCAAACAGTTCAGCTCAGCCAGGTGCTCGAGCTTGGCGGCAAGCGCTCGGCCCGCATCAGGCTGGCCGAGCGTGAGCGCAGCCTGGCGGAAGGTAACCTTGGCGTTGCGCGCACAGACCTGCGCGCCGATGTCACCACCGCCTACTTCGACGCACTCGGTGCGCAGGAGCGGCTCCAAGTCGCGCAAGCTTCGCTCGACGTCGCCAGCAAGGCTGCCTATGCCGCCGAAAGACGGGTCGCAGCTGGCCGCGTCTCGCCTGTCGAGCAGGACCGCGCTGGCGTGGCCCAAGCAACGGCACGCCTCGAGCTCGCTCAGGCGCAGAGCGAGTTGTCGATCGCCATGCTCACGCTCGCCGCCTACTGGGGCGAGACGATCGCGGTTTCGCAGCCTCTGGCAATTCCCGCACTCGACCTGGCGCTGCCCCCGGCGCTGGACGAGCTGCAGCGGCGACTCGATGCCTCGCCACAGATGCGGCGCTCGCGCCTGCAGCTGGAGCGCGAGGAAGCCCAGGTTGGCCTCGATCGCTCCCAGCGCATGCCCGACGTCACCCTGATGGTCGGCAGGCAAAAGGATGACGAAATCGGCCGCTCGCAAACCGTGCTCGGCGTTTCGCTGCCGATTCCCCTGTTCAACCGGAATCAGGGCAGTCTCCAGGCATCGCTCTCGCGGGCTGAAAAGGCGCGGACGGAACTCGAGGCGGAGCGGCTGCGGTTGCACCAGTCCCTGACGACTGCGTACCAGCGGGCGCAGCTCTCCCGCGAGCAGGTGCGCACCATGCGTGAAGACGTTTTGCCAAGGGCGCAGCGCGTGTTCGATGCGGCCGTGACAGGGTTTGAAGCAGGCAAGTTCAGCTTCCTCGACGTCCTCGACGCCCAGCGCACGCTGCTGCAAATCCGCACCCAGTACATCCAGGCGCTGTACGACCGCTACCGCGCCGTCGCGCACCTTGGCCGCTACGTCGACACCGACGGCGCCAACCCAAATAACAGGATCTCCCCATGA
- the cueR gene encoding Cu(I)-responsive transcriptional regulator: protein MNIGEASKASGVSAKMIRYYEDTGLIPPAARTESGYRAYARNDVHRLGFIRRARDLGFSVAEIGELLSLWSDRARQSADVKRLAQAHIVELEKRIESLREMADTLQELVSCCAGDERPECPILAKLEHPDDGDAKSQLQPGMTSVFRSMASAGN, encoded by the coding sequence ATGAACATCGGTGAAGCATCCAAGGCATCAGGCGTGTCAGCCAAGATGATCCGCTACTACGAGGACACCGGGCTGATCCCACCCGCGGCCCGCACCGAGTCGGGCTACCGTGCATATGCACGGAACGATGTGCACCGCTTGGGTTTTATCCGCCGTGCACGGGATCTCGGGTTTTCGGTAGCAGAAATTGGGGAATTGCTCAGCTTGTGGAGCGATCGCGCACGGCAAAGCGCTGACGTTAAACGTCTGGCGCAGGCCCACATTGTCGAGCTTGAAAAGCGGATTGAAAGTCTGCGGGAAATGGCGGACACCTTGCAGGAGCTGGTCAGCTGTTGCGCAGGTGATGAGAGACCGGAATGTCCGATTTTAGCTAAGCTCGAACATCCTGACGATGGTGATGCGAAATCTCAGCTGCAGCCAGGCATGACGTCTGTCTTCCGCAGCATGGCGTCGGCCGGAAATTAA
- a CDS encoding efflux RND transporter periplasmic adaptor subunit, with translation MKFNIDKKSTFSILAVVAVGIVLALAILFWKKDAPAAQGESEHAEETTEKSAPKEGGHAEDKEKGHADAAPGLIKMTPQQIQGAGIVTARAAAASVDTAVTLPGEVHFNEDRTAHVVPRVAGVVESVSASLGQDVKKGQALAEIASAELAELRSAALAADKRLGFARVTYEREKKLWEDKISAQQDYLQAEQQYREAQIEAQSARSKLTALGAGPGSGTLNRYVLRAPFNGVVVEKHLVQGEAVKEDANAFVLSDLSKVWVQIVVSPKDLQMIRVGQSVTIRSSAGGESVNGKVSYVGNMLGEQTRTATARVVIDNPGLAWRPGLFVNVSVVRGKKDAAVTVQADAVQTIEGKPVVFVKAAEGFRAQPVTTGAGDGKIVEIVQGLSAGAEYVATGSFVVKAEQGKGSAEHEH, from the coding sequence ATGAAGTTCAACATCGACAAAAAGTCCACATTCTCCATCCTGGCCGTTGTTGCCGTAGGTATTGTTCTCGCGCTTGCCATTCTGTTCTGGAAAAAGGATGCCCCCGCTGCGCAAGGTGAAAGCGAACACGCAGAGGAAACAACGGAGAAGTCTGCCCCCAAGGAAGGAGGTCATGCCGAAGACAAGGAAAAAGGCCACGCCGACGCCGCGCCCGGCCTAATCAAGATGACTCCCCAGCAAATCCAGGGCGCCGGCATCGTGACCGCCAGGGCGGCCGCAGCCAGCGTTGACACGGCCGTGACCCTCCCTGGCGAAGTGCATTTCAACGAGGACCGCACGGCACACGTCGTTCCACGGGTCGCCGGTGTCGTCGAATCTGTCTCCGCCTCGCTCGGCCAGGACGTCAAGAAGGGCCAGGCACTGGCCGAGATTGCGAGCGCGGAGCTGGCTGAACTGCGCAGCGCTGCCCTGGCTGCGGACAAGCGCCTGGGATTCGCCCGCGTGACCTACGAGCGCGAGAAGAAGCTGTGGGAAGACAAGATCTCGGCCCAGCAGGATTATCTGCAGGCCGAGCAGCAATACCGCGAGGCCCAGATTGAAGCACAGTCGGCGCGGTCGAAACTTACCGCGCTGGGGGCCGGGCCAGGCTCGGGCACCCTCAACCGGTACGTATTACGCGCGCCTTTCAATGGCGTGGTGGTTGAAAAACATTTGGTGCAGGGCGAGGCCGTCAAGGAAGACGCCAACGCCTTCGTACTGTCCGACCTGTCGAAGGTGTGGGTGCAAATTGTGGTCAGCCCGAAAGACCTGCAGATGATCCGTGTCGGCCAGAGCGTAACCATCCGATCTTCCGCTGGCGGCGAATCCGTCAACGGCAAGGTGAGCTACGTGGGCAACATGCTGGGTGAACAGACCCGGACTGCGACCGCCCGCGTCGTGATCGATAACCCGGGCCTCGCCTGGCGTCCCGGCCTGTTCGTGAACGTCTCGGTCGTTCGTGGCAAGAAGGACGCGGCCGTAACAGTACAGGCAGACGCTGTTCAGACGATCGAAGGCAAGCCAGTCGTATTCGTCAAGGCAGCCGAGGGCTTCCGCGCACAGCCCGTTACCACTGGAGCGGGCGACGGCAAGATCGTGGAGATCGTCCAGGGATTGAGTGCTGGTGCCGAATACGTCGCAACGGGAAGCTTCGTTGTGAAGGCCGAGCAAGGCAAAGGTAGTGCCGAGCACGAGCACTGA